Proteins encoded by one window of Triplophysa rosa linkage group LG19, Trosa_1v2, whole genome shotgun sequence:
- the txnl1 gene encoding thioredoxin-like protein 1, which produces MVGVKVIGTDSEFQAELSGAGSRLAVVKFTMSGCRPCVRIAPAFNMLSNKYPQVVFLEVDVHVCQATAAANNISATPTFLFFRNKVRVDQYQGADASGLEEKIKQHVENDPGSNEDSDVPKGYMDLMPFVYKAGCECLNESDDCGFENCLIKDSSYLESDCDEQLLITMAFSQPVKLFSMKVQCAEFAQAPKSVKIFINLPRSLGFDDAERSEATQALDLSEEDYKDDGLIPLRYVKFQNVNSATLFIKSNQGDEETTKINYLTFIGTPVQATNMSDFKRVVGKKGESH; this is translated from the exons ATGGTCGGGGTGAAGGTGATCGGGACGGACTCAGAGTTCCAGGCGGAGCTGAGCGGCGCGGGATCAAGGCTGGCCGTGGTGAAGTTCACCATGAGCGG GTGTCGTCCTTGTGTCAGAATAGCTCCAGCATTCAACATGTTAAGCAACAAATATCCTCAGGTTGTGTTCCTCGAAGTAGACGTCCACGTCTGTCAG GCCACAGCTGCAGCCAACAACATCTCGGCAACGCCGACGTTCCTGTTTTTCCGAAACAAAGTGCGTGTGGACCAGTATCAGGGCGCAGACGCTTCGGGTCTAGAAGAGAAAATCAAACAGCATGTGGAAAATGATCCCGGGAGCAACGAGGACTCGGATGTTCCTAAAGGCTAC ATGGACCTGATGCCGTTTGTGTATAAAGCCGGCTGTGAATGTCTGAACGAGAGCGATGACTGTGGCTTTGAGAACTGCCTGATCAAGGATTCATCTTACCTGGAGTCCGACTGTGATGAGCAG CTTCTGATCACAATGGCCTTCAGTCAGCCCGTGAAGCTCTTCTCCATGAAAGTGCAGTGTGCGGAGTTCG CTCAAGCTCCAAAGAGTGTGAAGATCTTCATCAATCTTCCTCGTTCGCTGGGTTTTGATGATGCAGAGAGAAGCGAAGCGACGCAGGCGCTGGATCTGTCTGAGGAAGACTACAAAGACGATGGACTGATTCCGCTCAGATACGTCAAGTTTCAGAACGTCAACAGCGCCACT ttaTTTATAAAGTCAAACCAAGGGGATGAGGAGACGACAAAAATCAACTATTTGACATTTATCGGAACCCCTGTCCAAGCGACAAACATGAGCGACTTCAAACGG GTTGTGGGTAAGAAGGGAGAGAGTCACTGA